Proteins co-encoded in one Gleimia hominis genomic window:
- a CDS encoding DUF3046 domain-containing protein: MTISEFWRNVEAVYGSCYGRSLVGDLFLPHLGGTAEQALKDGMEPDTVWNELVDETDVGDEARWVHRQPQPAR, translated from the coding sequence GTGACGATCTCAGAGTTCTGGAGGAATGTGGAGGCGGTCTACGGATCCTGTTACGGCCGCTCACTGGTTGGGGATCTATTCTTGCCACACTTGGGGGGTACTGCCGAGCAGGCCCTCAAGGACGGGATGGAACCCGACACGGTCTGGAATGAACTCGTAGACGAAACGGATGTTGGCGACGAAGCTCGGTGGGTGCACCGTCAACCACAGCCCGCACGTTAA